Proteins encoded in a region of the Mucilaginibacter sabulilitoris genome:
- a CDS encoding sulfotransferase family protein, whose protein sequence is MKNPQGIQIIGTQRSGSNLLRVILDQSEAIASPHPPHILVTFVPLLKFYGPLDDYAYKILINDVADYVEANPVPWDGVRINKDWIFENSRVHSIYEINRLIYEQAAIAKGAKYWCCKSMANVHYADDLESYNPGLKYIYLYRDGRDVAVSFKKAIVGEKHIYHLAQQWAYDQAACIKLAERIGEERFFALNYETLITQPEMLIRKLCKFLEIDYDDNMLSFYNSNESKATAAAGEMWQNLEKPIMNNNKGKFHKELTPAEIEIFELVSYDVLQKLNYPVFTSLTNTQFISPDAIEAYGSDNEMLKKQTLNNARQSDLDRRELQLQIVRDIKSKVLENTVL, encoded by the coding sequence ATGAAAAATCCACAGGGCATTCAAATTATCGGTACACAACGGTCGGGCTCTAATTTATTACGAGTGATATTGGATCAGTCTGAAGCTATAGCGTCGCCGCACCCGCCGCATATACTGGTTACTTTTGTGCCTTTATTGAAGTTTTATGGCCCGTTGGATGATTATGCCTACAAAATATTGATAAATGATGTGGCTGACTACGTAGAAGCCAACCCCGTACCCTGGGATGGTGTCAGGATTAACAAAGACTGGATATTTGAAAACTCAAGGGTACACAGCATTTATGAAATAAACAGGTTAATTTATGAGCAGGCAGCTATAGCTAAGGGCGCAAAATATTGGTGCTGCAAAAGCATGGCAAACGTGCATTATGCCGATGACCTGGAAAGCTATAATCCCGGGTTAAAATACATTTACCTGTATCGTGATGGCAGGGATGTGGCCGTATCATTCAAAAAAGCTATCGTTGGCGAGAAGCATATTTACCACCTGGCCCAGCAGTGGGCATATGATCAGGCAGCTTGTATAAAATTAGCGGAACGCATAGGAGAGGAGCGTTTCTTCGCCCTTAATTATGAAACCCTGATAACACAACCCGAAATGCTAATCAGGAAGCTGTGTAAGTTTCTGGAAATTGATTACGACGATAACATGCTGAGTTTCTATAATTCAAACGAATCAAAAGCTACTGCCGCTGCCGGCGAAATGTGGCAGAACCTGGAAAAACCCATCATGAACAATAACAAGGGCAAGTTTCATAAGGAGCTAACTCCTGCCGAAATAGAAATATTTGAACTGGTTAGTTATGATGTTTTGCAAAAGCTTAATTATCCGGTGTTTACCTCGTTAACCAATACGCAATTTATCTCTCCCGATGCTATTGAAGCATATGGTTCCGATAACGAAATGCTTAAAAAACAAACACTGAACAACGCCCGGCAGTCTGATCTTGACCGCAGGGAATTACAGCTACAAATAGTGCGCGATATTAAAAGCAAAGTTTTAGAGAATACCGTTCTTTAA
- a CDS encoding M1 family metallopeptidase, giving the protein MIKFKQINFWLFTIAMMPLLAGAQPKPAYNELQVFDHSFFTYNGNDLRSANGAPGPKYWQNKANYLIHASLIEKDTLIKGDVSIGYTNNSPDTLNYLWLQLDQNLFRADSRGAATTPVGGDRFDVKGYHKGGYQIESVSVTYMGKNYLVKPVINDTRMQVRLPFAIKPHGDQITVKVNYNFNIPNYGADRMGKLSVKDGMIYQLAQWYPRMCVYDDVNGWDTLPYIGTGEFYCEYGNYDYYITVPAGMIVAASGDLQNPRQVLTAVQNKRLAMAAQSDSSVNIIKEAEVGLPGSRPTQSGTLTWHYKMRNTRDISWSASQAFIWDAARVNLPSGKKGMASAVYPVESKGNERYGRAAQYLKHSIEFYSKNYFEYPWHSAFVVAGVALGMEYPGIVFCSYKIKGDDLWHDVTHEMGHNWFPMIVGSNERRFMWMDEGMNTFINGYASNWFNHGEYADTSSAAVRMTRSLLKERDPLMTAPEVMVDGGQYYYKTALALNILRNVVLGADRFDYAFNMYIKRWAYKHPLPADFFRTMNDAAGEDLNWFWKEWFYTTWKLDQAVTGVKYVKNDPAAGAFITIENLGEMALPVSVKITEQNGATQQIKLPVEVWQRGAKWTFKCNSTSKLTAVIIDPDRQLPDIDRGNNVFKVSE; this is encoded by the coding sequence ATGATAAAGTTTAAACAGATTAATTTTTGGCTTTTTACAATTGCCATGATGCCATTGCTGGCTGGTGCTCAACCAAAGCCAGCTTATAACGAACTTCAGGTATTTGACCATTCGTTTTTTACCTATAATGGTAACGACCTGCGAAGCGCAAACGGCGCCCCCGGGCCCAAATACTGGCAAAACAAAGCCAATTATCTTATACATGCCTCGCTGATTGAAAAAGACACTTTAATAAAAGGCGATGTTAGCATTGGCTATACCAATAACAGTCCCGACACACTTAATTATCTGTGGCTGCAGCTTGATCAAAACTTGTTCCGGGCAGATTCACGGGGTGCTGCCACCACGCCAGTTGGCGGCGATCGTTTTGATGTAAAGGGATATCATAAAGGCGGATACCAAATTGAATCGGTTTCGGTTACTTATATGGGTAAAAACTACCTGGTTAAACCTGTTATTAACGATACGCGCATGCAGGTTCGTTTGCCTTTTGCTATCAAACCTCATGGTGACCAGATTACAGTTAAGGTAAATTACAATTTTAACATACCTAACTATGGTGCAGATCGTATGGGGAAACTCTCTGTTAAAGATGGTATGATATACCAGCTGGCCCAATGGTACCCGCGTATGTGTGTTTATGATGATGTAAATGGCTGGGATACTTTACCTTATATCGGTACCGGTGAATTTTACTGTGAATATGGCAATTACGATTATTATATTACCGTACCTGCAGGTATGATAGTTGCAGCATCAGGCGATCTGCAAAACCCGCGGCAGGTTTTAACGGCTGTGCAAAATAAACGCCTCGCTATGGCTGCTCAGAGCGACAGCTCAGTAAACATTATAAAAGAGGCCGAAGTGGGCTTACCCGGCTCAAGACCCACTCAATCAGGTACATTAACCTGGCATTATAAAATGCGTAATACGCGCGATATATCCTGGTCGGCTTCACAGGCATTTATATGGGACGCGGCACGTGTTAACCTGCCATCGGGTAAAAAGGGAATGGCCAGCGCCGTATACCCGGTTGAAAGTAAGGGGAACGAGCGGTATGGTCGTGCTGCCCAGTACTTAAAACATAGTATTGAGTTTTATTCTAAAAATTATTTTGAATATCCCTGGCATTCGGCTTTTGTGGTTGCGGGCGTAGCATTGGGTATGGAATATCCTGGTATTGTGTTCTGTAGTTATAAAATAAAAGGCGATGACCTGTGGCATGATGTTACGCACGAAATGGGCCACAACTGGTTCCCGATGATTGTAGGCAGTAACGAAAGGCGCTTTATGTGGATGGATGAAGGCATGAACACTTTTATCAATGGTTATGCTTCCAACTGGTTTAACCACGGCGAATACGCCGATACCAGCAGCGCCGCCGTAAGGATGACCCGCAGCCTGCTGAAAGAAAGAGATCCATTGATGACCGCTCCCGAGGTAATGGTTGACGGAGGCCAGTATTACTATAAAACCGCACTGGCTTTAAATATACTGAGGAATGTTGTTTTGGGTGCAGACAGGTTTGACTATGCATTCAACATGTATATCAAACGATGGGCCTATAAACATCCTTTGCCTGCCGATTTTTTCCGTACTATGAATGACGCTGCCGGCGAAGATCTGAATTGGTTCTGGAAAGAATGGTTTTATACCACCTGGAAGCTTGACCAGGCGGTTACCGGTGTAAAATACGTAAAAAACGACCCGGCCGCAGGTGCATTTATCACCATTGAAAACTTAGGAGAAATGGCGCTGCCTGTTAGCGTAAAAATCACCGAGCAGAATGGAGCTACACAGCAAATAAAACTCCCGGTTGAGGTTTGGCAGCGCGGTGCAAAATGGACTTTTAAATGTAATTCTACATCCAAACTTACGGCTGTTATTATTGATCCTGACAGGCAACTGCCTGATATTGATCGTGGTAATAATGTCTTTAAAGTGTCTGAATAA
- the cysC gene encoding adenylyl-sulfate kinase, with protein MNKKGLLSQKGLVVWLFGLSGSGKTTISSLLQEKLQEEGFFVMSLDGDVLRAGINSDLSFTEIDREENIRRAAEIAKIMLQNDIVTICSFITPLKKHRAQAANIIGECYLEVFVDCPISVCESRDVKGLYKKAQSRQITNFTGISSGFEAPVHPQLTIHTDIESPEESMEKVYRYIISFIKA; from the coding sequence GTGAATAAAAAAGGCTTACTCTCACAAAAAGGATTGGTTGTTTGGCTGTTCGGTTTATCCGGATCGGGTAAAACAACCATATCCTCATTGTTACAGGAAAAATTGCAGGAAGAGGGCTTTTTTGTCATGTCGCTTGATGGGGATGTGCTGCGGGCCGGTATTAACAGCGATCTTTCGTTTACAGAAATAGACCGTGAAGAAAACATCAGGCGGGCAGCCGAAATTGCGAAGATCATGCTGCAGAATGATATTGTTACCATTTGCTCCTTTATAACCCCGCTCAAAAAGCACAGGGCTCAGGCGGCAAATATTATTGGTGAATGTTACCTGGAAGTTTTTGTTGACTGCCCTATTAGTGTATGCGAGTCGAGAGATGTTAAAGGTTTGTATAAAAAAGCGCAATCCAGGCAAATAACAAATTTTACAGGTATCAGCTCAGGTTTTGAAGCTCCTGTTCATCCCCAGCTCACCATTCATACCGATATCGAATCACCGGAAGAAAGCATGGAAAAGGTTTACCGGTACATAATCTCTTTTATAAAGGCTTAA
- a CDS encoding SusC/RagA family TonB-linked outer membrane protein yields the protein MIKVYTQTGPGFSGRIFSKGGRFCNAFFKITCCFLLILLPIWASAQTVINGTVKDSKGEAAIGATVTEKGIKNSSVTDINGKFKLTLKGKSGVLVVTYVGYKTQEVAIGGSSEIAIILQEDLNKLNEVVVVGYGSVKKSDLTGSVSSVKSDDLILGGTTSNLGQAIQGKAAGVQVQQSSFAPGGAISITVRGGNSINTSNSPLYVVDGFITDNGNLISPNDIDDIQILKDASATAIYGSRGANGVILITTKKGKIGKVSIDADVSNGTQYLTYKPSLLTGPQYTAIQNATAIEDGNPPIFPPSFPVTNTNWLKVATRNATVQNRSLSISSGDKNSKIYVSGNYIKQVGVLKNTDLQRYSARIGAEKTLNENIKLSANFYGASTNQNQQSYSGDITAPLFSLLTALPNIPVYNPDGTYYTYQGKNNALANLVEPTNTSGNKLINGNIALDYQIIKNLTYHLGAGSEYNQTTAGQYTPTTLVNGAKNGGLASEQMYTSFRWLVENYFTYKFELKDHVFTLLVGNSNQKDVNESLNAGAKGFSTDAFLFYNLNAGSTAYASNGYSAYNSFREETKLTDYYGRLNYSYKDKILATFTLRDDASSKFGANFRHGIFPSGAIAYKFTDEDFIKNLNTFSNLKLRVSYGVTGNDRIPNNRFQTIFGIYSTVLNDGGPLQVGIEPSLLPNPNLKWESTAQFDAGLDMGFADGRINATIDIYRKKTNDLLLNVPVGQYFGFNTQLLNIGSVENKGIELSVSSNNIRTKNFSWNTNFNIAYNKQKTLKLAENVPQIITNTANPSGVVSGQPFTKLVPGVELGELYGYVYEGVLKTGETYAPQPNSKPGDPKYKDVNGDGKITPDDQTYLGNSNPHYTAGLGNDFHYKGFDLNIFIQGAFGYSLYNMNRLVLESTTGADALNRFVAGKNENTDIPREGYFLTTYGSYVNSRFVENASFARLKSVSLGYSFPSSLFRNMKILQGIRIYAEAQNLLTVTSYKGTDPEANVHAAAVDVKTQNVGSINNLAGGLDFGGFPAFRTITFGIKASIH from the coding sequence ATGATTAAAGTTTACACACAAACCGGTCCGGGTTTCAGCGGGCGTATTTTTTCAAAAGGAGGCAGGTTCTGCAACGCCTTTTTTAAAATAACATGCTGTTTCCTGCTGATACTATTACCCATATGGGCAAGTGCTCAAACGGTAATAAATGGTACCGTAAAAGATAGCAAAGGCGAAGCTGCCATTGGCGCTACGGTAACTGAAAAAGGAATTAAAAACAGTTCTGTTACCGATATAAACGGCAAGTTTAAGCTTACACTTAAAGGTAAGTCGGGTGTATTGGTGGTAACCTATGTAGGGTATAAAACCCAGGAGGTTGCCATCGGCGGCTCATCTGAAATAGCAATCATCTTACAGGAAGATTTGAATAAGCTGAATGAGGTAGTGGTAGTAGGTTATGGTTCTGTGAAAAAAAGCGACCTCACCGGTTCAGTAAGCTCGGTTAAAAGTGATGACCTGATATTGGGTGGTACTACTTCAAATCTGGGCCAGGCCATACAGGGTAAGGCGGCAGGTGTTCAGGTGCAGCAATCGAGTTTTGCACCGGGTGGAGCTATTTCTATTACGGTAAGGGGCGGTAACTCTATAAATACCAGCAATTCGCCCTTGTATGTTGTTGATGGCTTTATCACCGACAACGGCAACCTGATCAGTCCTAATGATATTGACGATATTCAAATATTAAAAGACGCATCGGCAACGGCTATATATGGTTCACGCGGCGCCAATGGTGTAATTTTGATCACCACTAAAAAAGGTAAGATCGGAAAGGTATCTATTGATGCGGATGTGTCAAACGGTACACAGTATTTAACTTATAAACCCAGTTTATTAACTGGTCCCCAGTACACGGCCATTCAAAACGCCACCGCTATCGAAGACGGTAACCCGCCTATTTTTCCGCCCAGTTTTCCGGTTACTAATACCAATTGGTTAAAAGTCGCCACACGTAACGCTACGGTTCAAAACAGGAGCCTAAGTATCAGCAGTGGTGATAAAAATTCAAAAATTTATGTATCTGGCAATTACATAAAACAAGTTGGTGTATTAAAAAACACAGATCTGCAAAGGTACAGTGCAAGGATAGGAGCCGAAAAAACGCTTAATGAGAATATTAAATTAAGCGCTAATTTTTACGGAGCAAGCACAAATCAAAACCAACAGTCGTATTCGGGCGATATTACAGCGCCTTTGTTTAGTCTCTTGACAGCGCTGCCTAATATTCCTGTTTATAACCCCGATGGTACTTACTATACTTACCAGGGCAAAAATAATGCGCTGGCCAATCTTGTGGAGCCAACCAATACCAGCGGTAACAAATTAATCAACGGAAATATAGCCTTGGATTATCAGATCATAAAAAACCTAACCTATCACCTGGGTGCTGGGAGTGAGTATAACCAAACTACCGCAGGCCAATACACGCCAACAACATTAGTAAATGGGGCCAAAAACGGAGGTTTAGCAAGCGAGCAAATGTACACCTCTTTCAGGTGGCTGGTTGAAAACTATTTTACCTACAAATTTGAACTCAAAGACCATGTCTTTACTTTACTGGTAGGTAATTCTAATCAAAAAGATGTTAATGAGTCATTAAACGCCGGTGCAAAAGGTTTTTCAACTGATGCTTTCTTGTTTTATAACTTAAATGCCGGTTCTACCGCATACGCCAGTAATGGTTATAGTGCATACAATAGTTTCAGGGAAGAAACTAAACTTACAGATTACTATGGAAGACTTAATTATTCCTATAAAGATAAAATTTTGGCAACATTTACTTTAAGGGATGATGCTTCATCTAAGTTTGGAGCTAACTTTCGTCATGGTATTTTCCCATCTGGCGCTATAGCATATAAGTTTACTGATGAGGATTTCATTAAAAACCTGAACACCTTTTCTAATTTAAAACTTAGGGTAAGTTATGGTGTAACGGGTAACGACCGTATTCCGAATAACCGATTCCAGACCATATTTGGTATTTATAGCACGGTGCTTAATGATGGTGGACCGCTTCAGGTAGGTATTGAACCTTCATTGCTGCCTAACCCTAACCTGAAATGGGAAAGCACCGCGCAGTTTGATGCAGGTTTGGATATGGGATTCGCCGATGGACGGATAAACGCGACTATTGATATATATAGAAAAAAAACCAACGACCTTTTGCTAAATGTTCCGGTTGGCCAATATTTTGGATTTAACACTCAATTGCTGAATATCGGTTCTGTTGAAAACAAGGGTATAGAATTATCAGTAAGTTCAAATAATATCAGAACAAAGAATTTTTCATGGAATACCAACTTTAACATAGCTTATAACAAACAAAAAACACTGAAATTAGCGGAGAACGTTCCGCAGATAATCACCAATACCGCCAACCCGAGTGGTGTTGTTTCTGGCCAGCCGTTTACAAAGCTGGTACCGGGTGTGGAACTTGGAGAACTTTATGGCTATGTTTACGAGGGTGTTCTAAAAACCGGCGAAACTTATGCCCCGCAGCCAAATTCAAAACCAGGCGATCCTAAATACAAGGATGTGAATGGTGATGGTAAAATTACCCCTGATGATCAAACTTATTTAGGTAATTCAAATCCGCATTATACTGCCGGTTTAGGAAATGATTTTCATTATAAAGGTTTTGACCTGAATATTTTTATCCAGGGAGCGTTTGGGTATTCTCTTTACAATATGAATAGACTGGTACTGGAATCAACAACCGGTGCCGATGCCTTGAACAGGTTTGTGGCCGGCAAAAATGAAAATACGGATATACCCCGCGAAGGTTATTTTTTAACTACTTACGGAAGCTATGTTAATTCAAGATTTGTAGAAAACGCATCGTTCGCTCGTTTAAAATCGGTTTCTCTGGGTTATAGTTTCCCTTCTTCCTTATTCCGTAATATGAAAATTCTTCAGGGGATAAGGATTTATGCTGAAGCTCAGAATTTGCTGACAGTTACCAGTTATAAAGGTACCGATCCGGAAGCTAACGTTCATGCTGCCGCTGTTGATGTAAAAACGCAAAATGTTGGTAGCATCAATAATCTGGCAGGTGGCCTCGATTTTGGTGGTTTCCCGGCTTTCAGGACCATAACATTCGGCATAAAAGCTTCTATTCATTAA
- a CDS encoding RagB/SusD family nutrient uptake outer membrane protein, with translation MKKYYILLMTLAVAIQFSCNKNLDTKISSSLTSSNAFKTKSDAIAAVNAVYARLKGPAVGDNFDYWTVRHFALTDLTTDVGHCSYGGDPGQLSLVQWNSANGLLAEDWRQIYKLIANANNAILNISPMTTITAEQKNQFLSEIKFLRALAYMDLTDAWGPVVLLTEKDLANPNYTEKQPVTPVEQIDALLIADLTAAANTLPVDYNSNAIYSTNDVGRATKGSALTLLAKLYLREKQWQKVVDLTKQVMDLNVYQLFPTYSGLFAENNKWCSENIFSVLSDANVNGTELLNHFGPLQHPVLTDRWQYYAVTWDFYNSYGNEDDRKKMFFPSYKGVDDLIHQQAPSIGATPPDGVFYMPDVATMKYADPNGANTYYDGHSVDILRYADVLLSRAEALNELSGPSAESISLINQVKARSHAKQLVAGAYSQSTLRDALLQERGWELYYEGKRRSDLIRMGKYAEVVNAYLKRTGQTPTVQMPRDQYFPYPLNQVTINPNLNNAGRQQ, from the coding sequence ATGAAAAAATATTATATCCTTTTGATGACTTTGGCGGTCGCTATACAGTTCTCCTGTAATAAGAACCTTGATACCAAGATTTCGAGCAGCCTTACCAGCAGTAATGCTTTTAAAACCAAGTCGGACGCTATTGCCGCTGTTAACGCTGTTTACGCGCGGTTAAAGGGCCCGGCTGTTGGCGACAACTTTGATTATTGGACAGTTAGGCACTTTGCCCTTACCGATCTTACTACCGATGTTGGCCATTGCAGCTATGGGGGTGACCCCGGCCAGCTTTCATTAGTGCAATGGAACTCAGCTAACGGATTACTTGCAGAAGACTGGAGACAGATTTACAAACTGATAGCCAACGCCAATAATGCCATATTAAATATTTCGCCTATGACTACTATCACGGCGGAGCAAAAAAATCAGTTTCTTTCTGAAATTAAATTTTTACGGGCTTTAGCTTATATGGATCTTACTGACGCATGGGGACCAGTGGTATTACTTACCGAAAAAGATCTTGCTAATCCTAACTATACCGAAAAGCAGCCTGTTACACCAGTTGAGCAAATCGACGCTTTATTAATAGCTGACCTTACAGCTGCCGCAAATACACTTCCGGTTGATTATAATAGCAATGCCATTTATTCAACCAATGATGTTGGTCGGGCTACTAAAGGTTCTGCGCTTACTTTACTGGCCAAACTTTACCTGCGCGAAAAGCAATGGCAAAAAGTGGTTGATTTAACCAAGCAGGTAATGGACTTGAATGTTTACCAGCTTTTCCCAACTTATTCAGGATTATTTGCCGAAAATAATAAATGGTGCTCTGAAAATATTTTCTCGGTATTGAGTGATGCCAACGTTAACGGTACAGAACTATTGAACCACTTCGGTCCCTTGCAACACCCGGTTTTAACCGACAGGTGGCAATATTACGCTGTAACGTGGGATTTTTATAATAGTTATGGCAATGAGGATGACCGTAAAAAAATGTTCTTCCCTTCATATAAAGGGGTTGATGACCTTATTCATCAGCAAGCACCTTCAATAGGGGCCACCCCTCCCGACGGTGTATTTTATATGCCCGATGTTGCTACCATGAAATATGCAGATCCTAATGGAGCCAATACTTATTATGACGGCCATAGTGTTGATATTTTACGTTATGCCGATGTACTGCTAAGTAGGGCCGAAGCGCTGAATGAATTAAGTGGCCCCTCTGCAGAGAGTATTTCCTTAATAAACCAGGTAAAAGCAAGATCTCATGCTAAGCAACTGGTGGCGGGAGCCTATTCGCAATCTACTCTGCGTGATGCGCTGTTACAGGAACGTGGTTGGGAGTTATATTATGAAGGGAAAAGAAGATCGGACCTGATCAGAATGGGTAAATATGCCGAAGTAGTGAACGCCTATCTGAAACGTACCGGCCAAACCCCAACTGTTCAAATGCCGCGCGATCAGTATTTCCCGTATCCTTTAAATCAGGTTACTATCAACCCTAACTTAAACAACGCTGGCAGACAACAGTAA
- a CDS encoding aryl-sulfate sulfotransferase, which translates to MVQNPHSVVNRKMRCFLICLAVLVFTVVFASCNNSNAIKEIKVGLHNNNELKIQVDVLTASPADVYAEYWEDEGADTTKQVSPVSKNTDRHRLVLCNIAPKTNYAYHIITVTNGVKNISKTYTFSSYDLPMFLQDQFTAKSASEKHIPAEFKDGLMLINKRYAPGVAYLVDYKGRIRWYHMIDDLGFKVINFTKDHTLLSILGRNDEPTSYGSEILEINLLGDTLLHLKKGQRDFKQTIHHEILKNKEGNLVTLFVDQKIMDLTAIGGSKQDTVNGDGIMIMDNTGKQLYKWSVFDVMDPLKDRNLLKTKKDWMHANSLNYDRDGNYLMSFYNNGQIWKIDAHTGKVIYKFGKGGTITMPAECNFTQAHAAHINANGNLMFFDNGVEKHQSGVFAMKLDEQRKASKIDLHIQLPKEVFNGRMGSAYMINDTSVLVCCSKRHIIVLTDRKGVLLWTMETSVPTYRAGFITSKELSPYLKP; encoded by the coding sequence ATGGTACAAAACCCGCACAGTGTTGTAAATAGAAAGATGAGGTGTTTCTTAATATGTTTGGCCGTATTGGTTTTTACAGTTGTTTTTGCGAGCTGTAACAACAGCAACGCCATCAAAGAAATAAAGGTAGGTCTGCATAACAACAATGAGCTGAAAATTCAGGTTGATGTGCTTACCGCTTCACCGGCCGACGTTTATGCCGAATACTGGGAGGATGAAGGTGCCGATACTACTAAACAGGTTTCGCCGGTATCAAAAAACACCGACCGGCACAGGCTTGTGCTTTGTAATATCGCTCCCAAAACAAATTATGCTTATCATATCATCACGGTAACAAATGGGGTTAAAAATATCAGCAAAACCTATACTTTCAGTTCGTATGACCTGCCCATGTTTCTGCAGGATCAGTTTACAGCGAAAAGTGCTTCCGAAAAACATATACCTGCTGAGTTTAAGGATGGCTTAATGCTCATCAATAAACGTTATGCCCCAGGCGTGGCTTACCTGGTTGATTATAAGGGACGAATAAGATGGTATCACATGATTGATGACCTGGGTTTTAAGGTTATCAATTTCACTAAAGACCATACACTGCTCTCTATTTTGGGCCGCAATGATGAGCCTACCAGCTACGGCAGCGAAATACTGGAAATTAATCTTTTAGGCGATACGCTATTGCACTTAAAAAAGGGACAACGTGATTTTAAACAAACCATTCACCACGAAATTTTAAAGAACAAAGAGGGCAACCTGGTAACCCTTTTTGTTGATCAAAAAATCATGGATCTGACCGCCATTGGCGGCAGCAAGCAGGATACAGTAAATGGTGACGGTATCATGATAATGGATAACACAGGCAAACAGCTTTACAAATGGAGCGTGTTTGATGTAATGGATCCGCTAAAAGATCGTAACCTGCTCAAAACAAAAAAAGACTGGATGCATGCCAACAGCTTGAATTACGATAGGGATGGCAATTACCTGATGTCTTTCTACAACAATGGTCAGATCTGGAAGATTGATGCCCACACCGGCAAAGTGATTTACAAGTTTGGTAAGGGGGGAACCATAACCATGCCTGCCGAGTGCAACTTTACCCAGGCACATGCGGCCCACATTAATGCCAATGGCAATTTGATGTTTTTTGATAACGGAGTGGAGAAACACCAGTCGGGCGTATTTGCTATGAAGTTGGATGAACAGCGAAAAGCTTCAAAGATCGATCTGCATATTCAATTGCCTAAAGAAGTATTTAACGGCCGTATGGGTAGCGCTTACATGATCAATGATACAAGTGTGCTGGTATGCTGTTCAAAACGGCATATTATTGTTTTAACAGATCGTAAAGGTGTACTGCTATGGACTATGGAAACATCGGTACCCACTTACCGGGCGGGATTTATAACAAGTAAAGAACTTAGTCCTTATTTGAAACCATGA
- a CDS encoding c-type cytochrome, whose product MAFILADVTQLTSCNEDRAAVLKTTVANDNLVTVDTMKIPHDKLGDAVRYGRQLMLYTAYYIGPNGINGHYTGNKMNCTNCHRDAGTRPYAFNLVTVFRNYPQYRAREGRVLSLAERINNCVMRPNLGRPLPLDGREMISIMAYLKWLSDSANVNSQTKGLKNMGVAFPDTAASSANGERLYAINCTRCHGANGEGQMRFDEVTYTYPPLWGAKAYRQGSSMHRIVKLAQWLIANMPYDKVTHYKPYLSDAEALDIAAFINDDKKHPRPSKGITEIQYPHAEEKAIDYDKGPFIDSFSETQHKFGPYKPIAQYWESKGLKPTY is encoded by the coding sequence ATGGCTTTCATCCTTGCAGATGTGACGCAACTCACCTCCTGCAATGAAGACCGGGCTGCAGTTTTAAAAACCACAGTAGCTAATGATAACCTGGTTACCGTTGATACCATGAAAATACCGCATGATAAACTTGGCGATGCCGTTCGGTACGGTCGTCAGTTAATGCTGTATACAGCTTACTATATTGGCCCCAATGGAATTAACGGACATTACACCGGCAATAAAATGAATTGTACCAATTGCCACCGTGATGCCGGTACCCGGCCTTACGCCTTTAATCTGGTAACGGTTTTTCGCAATTACCCGCAATACAGAGCTCGGGAGGGAAGGGTACTTTCACTCGCCGAAAGAATAAATAACTGTGTAATGCGCCCGAACTTGGGTAGACCGTTGCCGCTTGACGGCCGTGAGATGATCTCGATTATGGCCTACTTAAAATGGCTCAGCGATTCGGCCAATGTTAATAGTCAAACCAAAGGGTTAAAGAATATGGGAGTGGCTTTTCCTGATACTGCTGCCTCATCTGCCAATGGCGAACGTTTATATGCCATAAATTGCACACGGTGCCATGGCGCTAACGGTGAGGGACAAATGCGGTTTGATGAAGTAACGTATACTTATCCGCCATTGTGGGGAGCAAAAGCCTACCGCCAAGGCTCAAGCATGCATCGTATTGTTAAACTGGCGCAATGGCTGATAGCCAATATGCCCTATGATAAGGTAACTCATTACAAACCATACCTAAGCGATGCCGAAGCGCTTGATATAGCCGCTTTTATCAATGATGACAAAAAGCACCCCCGCCCGTCAAAAGGAATAACCGAAATACAATATCCTCATGCCGAAGAAAAGGCGATTGATTATGATAAAGGGCCTTTTATCGATTCTTTTTCTGAAACACAGCACAAATTTGGCCCATATAAACCAATAGCTCAATATTGGGAAAGTAAGGGCCTTAAACCAACCTATTAA